In the genome of Nocardioides sp. NBC_00368, the window GTCGCGAGGCGAGAGGTCGACGGCGTCGCTGACCTGGCTCAAGCGGTACTCCTGACGCTGCTCGGAGCCGTCGTCGGGCTCCTTCTGGGCGTACTGGTCGGCGTGGCGCTGCTGGCCATCGACGCGGCCGCCATAGCGCCGGCGGTCGGGTGGTGGCGGGAGCGACGGTTCGGCAGGGTCGCCGCGCTCGCCGTTGCCTGGGTGTCGTTCATCGGCGCTCTGCTCTGGTGGTGGCCCGACCGCTTCCTCCCCGTTGCCCTGGTCGCGGGCTTCGGAGCCTGGTCCGTGTTTCTGGCCCACCGGCGGTTCGGCGAGTCGGAACCCCTCGCCCTGCTGGCGATCCCGCACCTCGGCGGCGTCGCCGTCACAACCCTTCTCGGCGAGCAAATCTTCTTCGGCAACCTGCTCTCGACGACGTACGTCGCGCCCGTGCTCTTCCTCATCATGGGGTGGCTCTCCTGGTGCGGCTGGCGAGCGATGCGCGCGGCCCAGCGGCTCACGGTGCGCGCGGCGGCGGACATCGTCTGGTCGGTCCAGCTCGGGCTGCTGCTCTCGCTCATGCTGGTGTGGTCGGCCGATCTGCTCCGCCTCGACCCGGCACAGGTCACGGCGGTCCGGGCCGTGCTGGAGAGCATGCAGACGTGGACCGCGGTGCACTGGGCGTACTGGCTGGCGGCCTACACCGCCCTCGCCGTGGGCAGCTTCGTCGTGCTGCGGTGGCCACAACGCTTCACCGAGTCCCGGCTGCCCCTGTTCGGCATGCTCAACACCGGCAAGCGGACGCTGGCCGGGATCAACATCGGCCTGATGGTCTCGCTGGTCTTCACCATCACCGCGGTGCCCGTCTCCGAGGGAGCGTGGAAGCGGCAGGTCGAGGAGCGCTACGCCCTCGAGACCCGGCACATCCGGCACGCTGAGGGCGAGGAGGCGGCGTACCACCAGATCCACCAGTACGTCACCGCGAACCGTCGCGCCATGGATCAGCTCCGGCCGGTCATCGAGGCCGTCGACGAGGCCGCGCCCACCGAGGCGGGACAGCCGGTCTCGGAGAGCGCCCGAGGCATCGCCCGCCAGCTCGGCCGTTTCCAGGCCGCGACCCTCCGCGTCCACGACGAGTCGCCAGCACGAGCGCCGGAGCTACCTGGCGATCCGGACGTGAGCGAGGCGTTGGCGGAGCTCGACGCGGCCCAGCAGACCAGATCACAGCAAGAGGCGCGGGCCGGCCGGTTCGCGGACGCCGCCGCGGCCGCGATCGCCAGCGCCCTCGACATCCCCGACGTCGGACGCAACGAGGTCGTCCACATCCTCAAGGCGTACCTCGGCGGGCTGGTCGAAGAAGGTCCGGTGCGCGACGTGGCCCGCCTGGCCTCCGTCGACCTCACCGCTCTCTACGACGCCGCCTACGACCTGACCCGGAGGGCCGCGATCCGCGCCGGCGTGGACGTATGGACGTTCAACGCGACGTACGGTCTCGGTCTCACCATGCCAGGAGAGTCGCCGCAGCTGGACGAGGTCGTGATCCTGGCCCGCCAGAACCACCATCTGAGCGACAGCAGCAGCCCGTGTCCGGGGTGCATCCACCCACCCGAGGGCGATGGGGTCCAGACCGGCGGCGGCACGTCCGGCGGCGGGGGCCGCCGCGGATAGACCGCCATTCGACGTACGAAATCGACCGCTCGTCGCGCGACCGCGCCGCCCACCGAGGGACCGCGCGCTACCCCGCGACGAGCGGGGCGAGCGAGCCCTAATGTGACTGCGATCACACGTCGCCCGTCCTTCACCCCCACGATGGACGGCCTCGTCAACGAAAGGGTTAACCGTGAGCGCTGAAGCACACGACCAAGCCCACCGGCACGACCCGGTCTACGACAGCCTGCACGCCACGGCGGAGTTTCGCGCTCTGCGGTCGGCGTACCGGAAGTTCGTCTTCCCGGCCACGGTGGCATTCCTGGCTTGGTACCTCCTCTACGTCGTCTGCTCGAACTGGGCGGAGGGCTTCATGAACACCAAGCTGGTCGGCAACATCAACGTCGCACTGGTCTTCGGACTCCTGCAGTTCGCGACCACGTTCGGCATCGCGTACTTCTACGCCAACTACTCCAACAAGCACCTCGACCCGCTGGCTCGGAAGCTCGACGAGGAATACGAGAGCCAGAAGAGGGAGGCCTGACATGGACGGTAGCCAGATCCTCACCACGGTCCTCTTCCTGGCCGTCGTCGCGATCACCATCGGCATCACCTTCTGGGCGAGCCGGCAGACGAAGACCGCCGCCGACTACTACGCCGGTGGCCGCGGCTTCTCCGGCTTCCAGAACGGTCTCGCGATCGGCGGCGACTACATGTCGGCCGCCTCGTTCCTCGGGATCTCCGGTGCCATCGCGTTGTCCGGCTACGACGGTTTCCTCTACTCGATCGGCTTCCTCGTCGCCTGGCTGGTGGCGCTGCTGCTGGTCGCTGAGGTGCTGCGCAACTCCGGTCGCTACACGATGGCGGACCAGCTGGCGTACCGGATGAAGCAGCGCCCGGTCCGACTGGCGGCCGCGACCTCCACGGTCGTCGTGTCGATCTTCTACCTGCTGGCCCAGATGGTCGGTGCCGGCGCCCTGGTGGCCCTGCTGCTCGGCGTCGAGGACCAGGCGGTCAAGAACATCGTGATCCTGTTCGTCGGCGCACTGATGATCTTCTACGTCACCGTCGGCGGGATGAAGGGCACCACCTGGGTCCAGATCGTCAAGGCCGTCCTGCTGATGACCGGCTCGGCGCTGATCGTCATCCTGGTGCTCGCCCAGTTCGGCTTCAACCTCTCCGAGCTGCTCGGCTCCGCCGCCGACGCCTCGGGCAAGGGCGACGCCTTCCTGCAGCCGGGTCTGAAGTACGGCCTCAGCTTCACCAGCGAGCTGGACTTCGTCTCGCTCGGGCTCGCCCTGGTGCTCGGCACCGCCGGCCTGCCGCACATCCTGATCCGCTTCTACACCGTCCCGACCTCGGCGGATGCCCGCAAGTCGGTGCTGTGGGCGATCGGCCTGATCGGCGTCTTCTACCTGTTCACCCTGGTCCTGGGCTTCGGTGCGGCCGCGCTGGTCGACCCGACCACCCTGGACAAGGCCGGAAACCTGGCGGCGCCGTTGCTCGCGCAGGAGGTCGGTGGCGGTGAGGGCTCCGTCGGGGGCGCCGTGCTGCTGGCGCTCATCGCCGCGGTCGCCTTCGCCACGATCCTCGCCGTGGTCGCGGGTCTGACGCTGACCTCCTCGGTCTCCGTCGCCCACGACATCTACAACTCGGTGATCAAGCGTGGCAAGGCCACCGAGAAGGAGGAGCTGAAGGTCTCGCGCTGGGCCGCGGCGGGCATCGGCCTGGTCGCGATCCTGCTGGCCATCCCGGCGCAGTCCCTGAACATCGCGTTCCTGGTGGCGCTGGCCTTCGCGGTCGCCGCCTCGGCGAACCTGCCGGCAATCATCTACAACATGTTCTGGGCGCGGTTCAACACCCGCGGCGCGACCTGGTCGATCTACGGCGGCCTGATCTCCTGCGTCGGTCTGGTGTTCTTCTCGCCGGTCGTCTCCGGCAAGACGGCCGTGGACGCGGTGACCGGCGAGACGATCTCCGCCTCGCTGTTCCCGCTCGGCGTGGACTTCTCCTGGTTCCCGCTGGAGAACCCGGGCATCATCTCCATCCCGCTCGGCTTCTTCCTGGGCTGGCTGGGCACGGTGACGTCGAAGGAGCCGGAGACCGCCGAGCGGTACGTCGAGCTCGAGGTCCGCGCCCTCACCGGCGCCGGCTCGGAGAAGGCGATCACGCACTGATCTCCCGCGGCGGGCCGTCGTACATCTGCAGTTGTACGACGGCCCGCCATCATTCTTTCCCCCGCACTACCCTGTGGCTTGAGCCACACATTTTTCGTACGTAGGAGTCACTGTGACCGACGAGACCCTGTCCAACCTGCTGCACGAGAAGCGCCGGTTCGAGCCCCCTGCCGAGCTCGCCGCCGCAGCCAACGTCAAGGCCGACGCCTACTCCGCCGCCGAGGAGGACCGGGACGCGTTCTGGGCCGCCGCCGCGGAACGGCTCACCTGGGCCAAGCCGTTCGATCGCGTCCTCAACTGGGACAACCCGCCGTTCGCGAAGTGGTTCGAGGGCGGCGAGATCAACGTGGCGTACAACGCCGTCGACCGCCACGTCGAGGCCGGCCTCGGCGACCGGGTCGCGATCCACTGGGTCGGCGAGCCGGCCGACGACAAGCGCACCATCACCTATGCCGAACTCAAGGACGAGGTCTCGCGGGCCGCGAACGCCTTCGAGGCGCTCGGAGTGTCGAAGGGCGACCGGGTCGCGATCTACATGCCGATGATCCCCGAGGCCGTCTTCGCGATGCTGGCCTGCGCGCGGATCGGCGCGATCCACACCGTCATCTTCGGTGGGTTCTCGGCCGAGGCCCTGGCCGCCCGGATCACCGACTGCAACGCTAAGCTCGTGGTCACCTCCGACGGCGGCTACCGCCGCGGCGCGCCGTCGGCGCTCAAGCCGGCCGTCGACGAGGCGCTGGGCAAGGTCGACGACGGCATCGTGGAGAACGTCGTCGTCGTCCGCCGCACCGGCCAGGACGTCGAGTGGAACGACGCCGTCGACAAGTGGTGGTCCGACGTCGTCGACGGCGCGTCGACCGAGCACACCCCGGTGGCGCACGACGCCGAGCACCCGCTCTTCGTGATGTACACCTCCGGCACCACCGGGAAGCCGAAGGGCATCCTGCACACCACCGGCGGCTACCTCACCCAGGCGGCGTTCACCCACTGGGAGGTCTTCGACCTCAAGCCCGAGACCGACGTCTACTGGTGCACCGCCGACATCGGCTGGATCACCGGCCACTCCTACATCGTCTACGGACCGCTGGCCAACGGCGCGACCCAGGTGCTCTACGAGGGCACCCCGGACTTCCCGGAGAAGGGCCGCTGGTGGCAGATCATCGAGGAGTACGGCGTCACCATCTTCTACACGGCGCCGACCGCGATCCGGACCTTCATGAAGCAGGGCCGCGCCATCCCCGACGCCCGCGACCTCTCCTCGGTCCGCCTGCTCGGGTCGGTCGGTGAGCCGATCAACCCCGAGGCCTACATCTGGTACCGCGACGTCATCGGCGGCTCGAAGGTGCCGGTGGTGGACACCTGGTGGCAGACCGAGACCGGCGCGATCATGATCTCGCCGCTCCCCGGGGTGACGGCTGGGAAGCCGGGCTCGGCGATGAAGGCCCTGCCGGGTGTGGGCGCCGACGTGGTCGACGACAACGGCGTCTCCGTGCCGGACGGTGCCGGGGGCTACCTCGTGCTCACCCAGCCGTGGCCGTCGATGCTGCGTACGATCTGGGGGGACGACCAGCGCTACGTCGACACCTATTGGTCGCGCTTCAAGGACCAGGGGTTCTACTTCGCCGGCGACGGCGCGAAGAAGGACGAGGACGGCGACGTCTGGGTCCTGGGCCGCGTCGACGACGTGATGAACGTGTCGGGGCACCGGCTCTCCACCACCGAGATCGAGTCGGCGCTGGTCTCGCACGCCTACGTCGCGGAGGCGGCGGTCGTCGGTGCGACCGACCCTGACACGGGGCAGGCGGTGGTGGCGTACGTCATCCTGCGCGACGGGTCGCCGGAGGACTGCGAGAAGGAGCTCTCCGACCACGTCCGCAAGGAGATCGGCCCGATCGCCAAGCCGCGGCAGATCATGATCGTGCCGGAGCTGCCCAAGACCCGCTCGGGGAAGATCATGCGGCGACTGCTGCGCGACCTCGCCGAGGGTCGCGGTGTCGGCGACACGACCACGCTGGCCGACCAGACGATCATGGATCTCATCGCCGCGGGGCAGGCGACCTCGACCGACGACTGATCCCGCTCAGCAACGGGGCGTCGCGGACGCCCAGGCCCGGTGGTCGAGCTTGTCGAGACCACCGGGCCGTTGCGTACTAGTGCTTCTTGTACTTCACCCGGCGGATGAAGTGGTTGTCGGTCCAGATCGGGTCCTTCTTGACCGTCTCACCGGACCGGGGCGAGTGCCAGATCCAGCGGCGCCCGTCGTGCTTCCCGGCGTAGATGCCGACGTGGTAGACGCCGCCGCTGCCGTAGAAGAAGACCAGGTCGCCCTTACGCGGCTTCTTGACCTTGAAGGTGTGGCTGACCTGTGCCGACGAGCTGTGCGGGAGCTTGTAGCCGAGCTTCTTGTAGACCCACTGGGTCAGACCCGAGCAGTCGTAGGAGTGGGGGCCGTTGCCGCCGTAGGAGTACGGGTCGCCGGCCTGGCTCTTGACGCGGCGGAGCGCTCGCAGCCCGCGCGACTTCTTCTTTTTCTTCGTGGTCTGAGTGCTCGTGTGGCTGCTCGTCTGGGCGCCGGTCTGGGCACTCGAGCCCGGCGGTGAAGCGGCCGTGGCGGACTGGGTGGGTGCGGCGACGAGCGCGAGACCGACCACCAGGGCGGTCGCAAGGCCGAGGGTCATCGATCTGCGGACGCGCGAAAGCGCCCGGAAACACGATCCGGTCATTCGAGGTTCCCCTGTTGCAGCGACGCCTGCGAAGGTTTACCTGTCGGATTCGGGCTGCTGTTGCCCGGGCGCTGGATGTGTTCCGTCTACGCCTTCACCCCAAGCCGGTCGGCCTTGTCTCTGGCTCCCGGCGCACTGCTTGGCTCCCCCGTGCCCGCCACCGTGGTCGGATCGACTCTCCTCCGGTTGTGACGGGCCTCGGCGCGACCGGAGCGGCCCCACCGTTCGGCGAGGGCTGACTTCACTATGCAAGAGGTGCCGTGCACGTGGGGGTATTTGTGCAGCAACTCACGCTGAATTTCATAGTTTTGCTTATATTTGCCTTGGTTTGTGTCCGTCACCGCCTTCATGAGCGCCGCGGGTTGATCACCCTTCGAGCTCGGACGACAACGCTTGCTAGGGTCGTCGTCAGGTGTGCCGGGAAGTCTGGTCGGCGTGAGTTCATCGACCCCTGAGCCTCTGGAGGGCCGCCCGTGACCGACACCCGCAACCGACTGTTCACCCGTGGCTCCTGGCTGGAGACGTCACGTACGGCCGAGATCCTGCGCGCCGAGACGACCGGCGGCATCCTCCTCATCGTCGCCGCGATCATCGCGGTCGTCCTCGCGAACAGCCCGTTGCAGGACGCGTACGAAGCCGTCCGCGACTACCGCATCGGACCGCACGCTCTCCACCTCGATCTGACCATCGGCACCTGGGCGGCCGACGGGCTGCTGGCGATCTTCTTCTTCGTCGCGGGCCTGGAGCTCAAGCGGGAGTTCGTCTCCGGCGACCTCCGCGACCCCCGGCGGGCCGCGCTGCCGATCGCGGCCGCCGTCGGCGGCATGGTGGTGCCGGCCCTGGTCTACGTGGCGGTCAACCTGATCGGCGGCGGCTCGCTGGCCGGCTGGGCGACCCCGGTGGCCACCGACATCGCCTTCGCGGTCGCCATCCTGGCGGTCATCTCGACGCACCTGCCGGCGGGGCTGCGTACGTTCCTGCTGACGCTCGCCGTCGTCGACGACCTGCTCGGCATCATCGTCATCGCGGTCTTCTTCACCTCGGAGCTGCACATCGGCTTCCTGCTGCTGGCGCTCGTCCCGATCGGGCTCTTCGCGGTACTCGTCCAGCGTCGGATCCGCAACCCCTGGCTGCTGCTTCCGCTCGCCGCGATCGCCTGGGCGCTCGTGCACGCCAGCGGCGTCCACGCCACCGTGGCCGGTGTGCTCCTCGGCTTCACCGTGCCGGTGATCGCACGCAACCCGGAGGCCAAGCGAGGCCTCGCCGAGCACTTCGAGCACCTGGTCCGGCCGATCTCCGCCGGCGTCGCGGTGCCGATCTTCGCCTTCTTCGCCGCCGGGGTTTCGTTGGGTGGCTGGTCGGGGATCACCGGGGCGCTGCGCGACCCGATCACGCTCGGCATCATCCTCGGCCTGGTCGTCGGCAAGACCGTCGGCATCTCCGGGTCGACCTGGCTGCTGGCTCGGTTCACCCGGGCCTCGCTCGACGACGATCTTGCCTGGACCGACGTGATCGGGATGGCGATGCTGGCCGGCATCGGGTTCACCGTGTCGCTGCTGATCGGAGAGCTGGCCTTCGGGTCGGATCCCTCCGCACACGACCACATGAAGGTGGGCGTCCTGTTCGGGTCGGTGCTCGCTGCTCTGCTCGCGACTATCGTGCTGCGAGCCCGCAACCGGGTCTACCGCCGCATCGGCGAGCTGGAGACGATCGACGCCAACAAGGACGGCGTGCCGGACGTGTTCGAGGATGATCAGGGTCGGGACCGGTAAGGTCGTGAGCGCTCCCCAACACACGTTCAGCGAAGGGTTCCCATGGCAGTCGACATCGTGAAGTCCCCGGGCGGCGAGGACCCGACGATCGGGAAGCTCGTCGTCGACGCCACTCGTGACATCTCCGAGCTCGTCAACAAGGAGATCACGCTCGCCAAGCAGGAGCTCAAGGTCTCGGTGACCAATGCCGGCGTCGGCATCGGCCTCTTCGCCGCCGCCGCGTTCCTGCTCGTCCTGGCCGTGATCATGCTGTCCGTCTCGGTGGCCTACTTCATCCACTGGGCCGGCCTGGGCCTGCACTGGTCCTTCCTCATCGTCTTCGGCTTCTACGTGCTGCTGGCCGCGTTGCTCGGATTCATCGGCGTACTCAAGGTGAAGAAGGTCAAGGCCCCCGAGAAGGCCATCGCCCAGGGCAAGGAGATCCCCCGGGCGCTCAAGGGCCAGCGCTGACCCCCTCCGCCGAAACGGTAGTTCTGGCGGCCGAGTCTGTAGTTGTGGCGAGCGAGTCTGTAGTTGTGGCGCGCTGATTCGGGCCATTCGCTGTCCACAGGCAGGTTTCGCGGCGGAGTTATCCACAGCCGACCGAAACGGCAGTGAATTTCGTACGCCACGAGCGCACAGTGGCTCGCATGAACCTGTCAGTTGTCGGCGCTGCCTCGGCTCTGCCAGCGCGCCCGTTTGCCGCCAGCGAGCTCAACGAGCTCTCCATCAAGAGGTACGACCTCCGCGTTGCGGTCGAGCGCGGCGAGGTCCTCAGACCCTTCCGCGGCGTCTTCATACCGTCCGGCGTGGAAGACACCGCGGAGACACGGGCAGCAGCGGTCTCTCGTGTCGTATCTCCCCACCACGTCGTGTCCGACCGCACCGCCGCGTGGATCCACGGGATCAACGCCTACTCGCTCAGTGAGCAGGCCCAGATCCCCGCGGTCGAGGCCTGCGCCCGCCGTGGCTACGCGCCCACACGCCTCGAAGGGGTCGATGGCCGCTCACGCGACCTCCTCGATCGGGACATCACGACGATCAACGGCGTCAAGATCACGACCCCACTGCGAACCGCGCTCGATCTCGGCTGCAATCTGAAGCGTCGCGAGGCAATGGCTGCTCTCAACGAGTTCGCCAAGGAGCACGGCATCACCCGATCTGGCCTCTACCAGGAGCTCCCTCGCTTCAAGGGCCGACGCGGCGTCGTCCAACTCCGTGAACTCGTTCCCCTCCTCAATCGCCACGTCGAGTCCCAGCGGGAGTCATGGACGTTGCTGGCGATCAGCGACGCTGGCCTACCGCTTCCCGAGACGCAAGTCTGGGTCGACGTGGACGGCATCCCGACCTATCGACTCGACTTCGCCTACCGACTTGCCAAGGTCGCCGTCGAATACGACGGCGAGGACCACGACAACCCCGACCAGCGGATCTACGACGAGGAACGCCGGGGCTGGCTCGTCGACCACGGTTGGATCGTCATCGTCGTGCGTCGAGGTGACTTCACCGGCGATCGCCTCGATGCGTGGCTCCGCGAGATCAAGGAGGCGCTCATCCCGACGTACTCCTCCCGACGATTCTGACCCGGCCCCACCGAACGCCGAGTCCGCAGTTGTGGCGTGCCGAATCTGTAGTTGTGGGCGACGAAACTCGAGTTTCGTCGCCCACAACTACAGATTCGACGCCCAGAACTCCCCACTCGCCCCGCCGTTTCTACCGACTCGGCGGGGCGGGCTGGGCGAGGGTTCAGCCGGCGCAGGCTCCGGTGTCGACAGCAGCGGTCTGAGTGCGAGCCTGGCGGGCGATGTCGATGACCTGGTCGGTGGTGAGGGCGTAGCCGGTCTCGGAGTCGGTGACCGAGGCGGCGAAGACGACGCCCACGACGTCACCCTCGGAGTCGACGATGGGGCCGCCGGAGTTGCCGGGGCGGATGAGGCTGCGTACGGAGTAGACGTCACGGATGACGGTGCCGACGCCGTAGATGTCGGGCGAGCGGAGGCGCTGCTCGGCGCGGATCCGGCCGGGCTGTACGTCGAAGGGGCCGTCCTGCGGATAGCCGAGGACCGCGATCGGGTCCTCAGCGGCGGCGGTGCGGTCGAACTCGAGACGGTCGAGGTTGCCGCCGCCCTTGAACTTCAGGACCGCGATGTCGATCTCGGGGTCGTAGTGGACGACCTTGGCGTCGTTGGCGCCGTCGCCGACGATCACGTTGGGGTCGTCGACACCGGCAACCACGTGCGCATTGGTCATCAGGTAGCCGCGGCCGATGACGAAGCCGGTGCCCTCGACGCCCTTGCCGCACTCGTTGGCGCCACGGATCTTGAGGACCGACTCACCGGCGCGTACGACATCGGGATCGGTGAGCATGCGTCGGGGGCCCGGGCCGACCTCGACGATCCGCTCTCGGGCGAACGGCTCCAGGTAGCGCGGGAAGAACGAGGTGCCGACGACGTCGTTGAACGCGCGCAGCGCGCGGTCGGCGGGCGACGGCATGATCGAGTCGACCTTGGCCAGGATCGCCGACCCGCGAACGGCCGGGGTCAGCCCGTTGATCTGAGCCCCCGAGACCGCCACGCCGAGCGCCCAGGCGACCACGAGCACCGCAGCCGCGCTGAGCAGCGAACCACCGAGCGCATCGACGATCCGAGCCGGCTGCCAGGTGATCTCGTCGCGCACCCTGACACCGCCGTACTGCAGCACCGCCTGGCCGATGGACGCACAGGCGATCACGACGAACAGCGCACCGAGCGAGACCCACAACGACGGCGCGGCGCTGCCCAGCACCTTCGGCGCCAGCCAGATGCCGATGAAGCCACCGAGCAGCAGCCCGCCGGTCGCGAAGGCGCCGGTGATGAAGCCCTGCCAGTAGCCGGAGAGCGCGTAGGCCCCGACGAGGATGATCAGGATCCAATCAAGAAAGTTCACGGCCGATTCCGTTCGCGTCCCTGCAGCATGTATTCGGGCAACTCCTTGATCGGGGCGTCCGGAATCTCCGAGATCCACCCGAGATAGGTGAAGAAGCGGTTGATGATTCCACCTGTAAAGCCCCAGAGGATGACATCCTTCTCCGGTCCGATCAAGAACGCGGGCATCAGCCATCCGCCGCGCCCCGGCGAGCCCACCTGGATCCGATGGGCCGGATCCATGAGATCGGACAAAGGCACCCGATAGACCGCGTGCACCTCCTCGACCGAGCGCGTCGTCACCGGCGAGGGCTCCCGCCACCACGCGATGATCGGCACCACCGCGTGGTTGGAGAACGGGATCCACAGCGCCGGAAGCCGACCGACGACGTCGACACCGGTCGGGTCGAGGCCGGTCTCCTCCCACGCCTCCCGGAGCGCGGCCTCCTCGGCGGTCTCCCCCGGGTCGAGCCGGCCACCGGGGAACGACACCTGACCAGGGTGCGAGCGCATCGTGTGCGAGCGCTCGGTCAGCAGCAGATCCGGGCCCTCGGGACCTTCACCGAAGAGCATGAGCACCGCGGACTCCCGCGCGCTGCCGTCCGCCGGCGGCAGGAACTGCGAGATGTCCTCGCCCTGGATCCGCTCGGCCGCGCCGATAATCTCGTCGAACCACTCCGGCCGTGTCCCATTGGCGGTCACAGCGTGAGCCCCAGCTTCTTCTCCACGAGCTCCTTGACCTGGGTCGCGCTGGTCATGCCGCCCATCTGCAGCAGCTCCACCTCACCCGAGGAGGACAGGACGTACGTCGCCGGCACCGCTCTCGCCGTGAGCGGACCGCCCTGCAGGTCACCGCCGGGATCGGCGTACATCGGGAAGGTCACCCCGCGCGAGATCGCCTCCTCGAGCGCGACCCCGGGCACGGTGTCCATGACGTCGATGCCGATCACCGGCACCTCGTCGCCATAGGTCTCGTAGAAGCTCTGCAGCGCGGGCATCTCCTCCTTGCAGGGCGCACAGAATCCCTGGAAGAGGTTGATCACCATGGGCCCTTGGAAAGAGGCGAGATCGACCGACTCGCCACCGCCGAGGCAGGGTAGCTCGATCGGCGGCAGACCTCCGTCGCTCGCAGAACCGGGGCGGCACTCCTCCACGTCGGATGCCTTCTTGGCCGCGACCATGTCGTCGGTGGCGACGTCGACCTTCGAGGAGGACGGTCCGTCGCCGAGCGGCGCGCCGGACTGCCCGCCGCCGGCCGAGGACTCGGTGCCGCAACCGGCAAGGCTCGCCAGCAGCAGAGCGGCCACCGCCGCACCAACTCGACGAACCATCAGTTGCGGCCCTCCGTGCGGACCAGCTTCGCGGCCGCGACCGGGTCCGTCGGCCCCTCCCCGTACCCCGGGCACAACTGCGCCACCGGGCAGGCACCGCAGGCCGGCTTCTGGGCATGACAGATCCGCCGTCCGTGCCAGATCACGTGGTGGGACAGCATCGTCCAGTCCCGCTTCTCGAACAGCGCGCCGACCTCGTGCTCGACCTTGACCGGGTCCTTCTCGGTCGTCCAGCCGAAACGCCTCGAGAGCCGACCGAAGTGTGTGTCGACGGTGATCCCCGGCTTGCCGAAGGCGTTGCCGAGCACCACGTTGGCGGTCTTGCGCCCGACGCCGGGCAGCTTGACCAGCTGCTCCAGACGGGAGGGCACCTCCCCGTCGTACTCCTCCACCAGCACCGCACTCAGCTTCAGCAGCGCCTCGGTCTTGGCGCGGAAGAAGCCGAGCGGTCCGACGAGCTGCTCCAGGTGCTCCCGGGGCGCCGCGGCCATCTCCTTCGCGGTCGGGTAGGCCGCGAACAGGGCGGGCGAGGCGAGGTTCACCCGCTTGTCGGTCGTCTGTGCGCTGAGCACCGTGACGACCAGGCACTCGAACGGATTGGTGAAGTCGAGCTCGGCCTTCGCATCCGGGTAGGTCTCACCGAGGATGCGGTCGATCCGACGGGCGCGACGCACCAGACCCAGGCGCGTCTCAGTCGCAAACTTCTGGGCAGGCACGCAGCAAGGCTACGCGGCCGCACCGACAATCCCGATCCGGCCCAGCAGACGGCTAGCACAAATACCGCCGCACACATGCACTTTCTGGGCTTATCAGCGCCTTATCGGTGGGGGATGTGCACCTGTGAGACGTTCCACAGATAGGATTCCCGGTGTAATACCCGCGGATGTGGGGAAAATCCAGGAGGAATGGCCGCAATGGACAACGACGTACTCCGTCAGGCACCGCTCTTCAGCGCACTCGATGACGAGTCGATGACGGCCCTGCACGCCTCGATGGCAGAGTCGAAGCTCCGCCGCGGAGAGGTGCTCTTTCACGAGGGTGACTCCGGCGACAAGCTGTACGTC includes:
- a CDS encoding DUF485 domain-containing protein is translated as MSAEAHDQAHRHDPVYDSLHATAEFRALRSAYRKFVFPATVAFLAWYLLYVVCSNWAEGFMNTKLVGNINVALVFGLLQFATTFGIAYFYANYSNKHLDPLARKLDEEYESQKREA
- a CDS encoding solute symporter family protein, yielding MDGSQILTTVLFLAVVAITIGITFWASRQTKTAADYYAGGRGFSGFQNGLAIGGDYMSAASFLGISGAIALSGYDGFLYSIGFLVAWLVALLLVAEVLRNSGRYTMADQLAYRMKQRPVRLAAATSTVVVSIFYLLAQMVGAGALVALLLGVEDQAVKNIVILFVGALMIFYVTVGGMKGTTWVQIVKAVLLMTGSALIVILVLAQFGFNLSELLGSAADASGKGDAFLQPGLKYGLSFTSELDFVSLGLALVLGTAGLPHILIRFYTVPTSADARKSVLWAIGLIGVFYLFTLVLGFGAAALVDPTTLDKAGNLAAPLLAQEVGGGEGSVGGAVLLALIAAVAFATILAVVAGLTLTSSVSVAHDIYNSVIKRGKATEKEELKVSRWAAAGIGLVAILLAIPAQSLNIAFLVALAFAVAASANLPAIIYNMFWARFNTRGATWSIYGGLISCVGLVFFSPVVSGKTAVDAVTGETISASLFPLGVDFSWFPLENPGIISIPLGFFLGWLGTVTSKEPETAERYVELEVRALTGAGSEKAITH
- the acs gene encoding acetate--CoA ligase, whose translation is MTDETLSNLLHEKRRFEPPAELAAAANVKADAYSAAEEDRDAFWAAAAERLTWAKPFDRVLNWDNPPFAKWFEGGEINVAYNAVDRHVEAGLGDRVAIHWVGEPADDKRTITYAELKDEVSRAANAFEALGVSKGDRVAIYMPMIPEAVFAMLACARIGAIHTVIFGGFSAEALAARITDCNAKLVVTSDGGYRRGAPSALKPAVDEALGKVDDGIVENVVVVRRTGQDVEWNDAVDKWWSDVVDGASTEHTPVAHDAEHPLFVMYTSGTTGKPKGILHTTGGYLTQAAFTHWEVFDLKPETDVYWCTADIGWITGHSYIVYGPLANGATQVLYEGTPDFPEKGRWWQIIEEYGVTIFYTAPTAIRTFMKQGRAIPDARDLSSVRLLGSVGEPINPEAYIWYRDVIGGSKVPVVDTWWQTETGAIMISPLPGVTAGKPGSAMKALPGVGADVVDDNGVSVPDGAGGYLVLTQPWPSMLRTIWGDDQRYVDTYWSRFKDQGFYFAGDGAKKDEDGDVWVLGRVDDVMNVSGHRLSTTEIESALVSHAYVAEAAVVGATDPDTGQAVVAYVILRDGSPEDCEKELSDHVRKEIGPIAKPRQIMIVPELPKTRSGKIMRRLLRDLAEGRGVGDTTTLADQTIMDLIAAGQATSTDD
- a CDS encoding C40 family peptidase, with the protein product MTLGLATALVVGLALVAAPTQSATAASPPGSSAQTGAQTSSHTSTQTTKKKKKSRGLRALRRVKSQAGDPYSYGGNGPHSYDCSGLTQWVYKKLGYKLPHSSSAQVSHTFKVKKPRKGDLVFFYGSGGVYHVGIYAGKHDGRRWIWHSPRSGETVKKDPIWTDNHFIRRVKYKKH
- the nhaA gene encoding Na+/H+ antiporter NhaA — protein: MTDTRNRLFTRGSWLETSRTAEILRAETTGGILLIVAAIIAVVLANSPLQDAYEAVRDYRIGPHALHLDLTIGTWAADGLLAIFFFVAGLELKREFVSGDLRDPRRAALPIAAAVGGMVVPALVYVAVNLIGGGSLAGWATPVATDIAFAVAILAVISTHLPAGLRTFLLTLAVVDDLLGIIVIAVFFTSELHIGFLLLALVPIGLFAVLVQRRIRNPWLLLPLAAIAWALVHASGVHATVAGVLLGFTVPVIARNPEAKRGLAEHFEHLVRPISAGVAVPIFAFFAAGVSLGGWSGITGALRDPITLGIILGLVVGKTVGISGSTWLLARFTRASLDDDLAWTDVIGMAMLAGIGFTVSLLIGELAFGSDPSAHDHMKVGVLFGSVLAALLATIVLRARNRVYRRIGELETIDANKDGVPDVFEDDQGRDR
- a CDS encoding phage holin family protein; this encodes MAVDIVKSPGGEDPTIGKLVVDATRDISELVNKEITLAKQELKVSVTNAGVGIGLFAAAAFLLVLAVIMLSVSVAYFIHWAGLGLHWSFLIVFGFYVLLAALLGFIGVLKVKKVKAPEKAIAQGKEIPRALKGQR